The following coding sequences lie in one Palaemon carinicauda isolate YSFRI2023 chromosome 7, ASM3689809v2, whole genome shotgun sequence genomic window:
- the LOC137644637 gene encoding uncharacterized protein MCAP_0864-like: MKEQWRKAAEDLEIRVQKECNEKEQLKKDLDLEKYANGLLLEETKKAWEQIIKMNHPLPTYMKFDMSNVKIHQIEQQLRRVEDENEFNKRRVQELQQENNNLKLKVEEKIRENFYINANLQVVLQEKKMDENDLMALEMKIEKANEQICLQQGFIDKMKKEQESKICEEKKFKKEAELAADQIRQCNIMNENLKRRVQNLEGCIETKQYEIDGLMCELFNRNCELELQNNNLEAKKEQLKEADSKMERMQCTIHDLQLKLQQERHLKDFIRSEMGILLAAHAYLKQRNALIEKQLLVLIAGHNHLGIELENADFNLCNVKNMGQYHEISRTEAMQEKSSKADQKSDEGTLKWSLKYGHRLSKRLRDNKGTWTAMNEEDSENWDMMPDNPLAYLESGENKKDTEY, from the coding sequence ATGAAGGAACAATGGCGGAAAGCAGCCGAAGACCTGGAAATTCGGGTCCAGAAGGAATGCAATGAAAAGGAACAACTCAAGAAGGACCTCGATTTGGAAAAATACGCGAATGGTCTTTTACTCGAGGAAACAAAAAAAGCATGGGAGCAGATCATCAAAATGAACCATCCTCTACCCACTTACATGAAGTTTGACATGTCCAATGTTAAAATTCATCAAATAGAACAACAATTAAGAAGAGTTGAAGATGAAAACGAGTTCAATAAAAGGAGGGTGCAAGAACTCCAGCAGGAGAACAATAACCTAAAACTAAAAGTGGAGGAAAAAATTAGGGAAAACTTTTACATCAACGCAAATCTACAAGTGGTGTTGCAAGAGAAAAAGATGGACGAGAATGATTTAATGGCATtagaaatgaaaattgaaaaagcaAATGAACAAATCTGCCTTCAACAAGGCTTcattgataaaatgaaaaaagaacaaGAGTCAAAGATATGTgaagaaaagaaatttaaaaaagaagCGGAATTAGCAGCAGATCAAATTCGTCAGTGCAATATTATGAATGAAAACCTTAAAAGGAGAGTTCAAAACTTGGAAGGTTGTATAGAAACGAAACAGTATGAGATCGATGGTCTCATGTGCGAACTCTTCAATAGGAACTGCGAGTTGGAACTGCAGAATAATAATTTGGAGGCTAAAAAAGAACAGTTGAAGGAGGCGGATTCCAAAATGGAACGCATGCAGTGCACCATCCATGATCTGCAACTCAAGTTGCAGCAAGAGCGTCACTTAAAGGATTTCATAAGGAGTGAAATGGGAATACTCCTCGCCGCTCATGCCTACTTAAAACAAAGAAACGCCCTTATTGAAAAACAGCTTCTTGTGCTAATAGCAGGTCATAATCATCTCGGTATTGAATTAGAAAACGCAGACTTCAACCTTTGTAATGTTAAAAATATGGGTCAATATCATGAAATTTCTAGAACGGAGGCCATGCAGGAAAAGTCCTCTAAGGCAGACCAAAAATCAGACGAAGGGACATTAAAATGGTCACTGAAATACGGGCATCGTCTGTCCAAGAGATTGAGGGACAATAAGGGTACTTGGACTGCAATGAATGAAGAAGATTCTGAAAACTGGGACATGATGCCTGACAATCCTTTGGCTTACCTGGAATCTGGTGAGAATAAAAAGGACACTGAATATTAA